A section of the Malaclemys terrapin pileata isolate rMalTer1 chromosome 15, rMalTer1.hap1, whole genome shotgun sequence genome encodes:
- the LOC128823284 gene encoding TLC domain-containing protein 5-like, with protein sequence MMLSVIFQVTCSLTAWLSLYACFCYWNKHRTYEWSCRLVTLMHGVVVTCLSGYVAFIDGPWPLTHAGTPNTPLQVRVLCLTLGYFIFDLSWCMYFKTEGDLMLSHHALSICGMVLVLGLGKSATEINAIVFVSEITNPLLQARWFLRETGHYCSFIGEVVDVSFVALFMVLRIGVGGQIMYSVIVSSRPIWLLKAGGLAMYIVSLGFMIEICSFARRKVLKKYHTWRSVSGGDMPLKTNGHLTPH encoded by the exons ATGATGCTCTCCGTCATTTTCCAGGTGACCTGCAGCCTGACTGCCTGGCTCTCCCTCTACGCCTGTTTCTGCTATTGGAATAAGCACCGTACTTACGAGTGGAGTTGCCGGTTGGTCACTCTGATGCATGGGGTCGTTGTCACCTGCCTCTCTGGCTACGTTGCTTTTATCGATGGCCCCTGGCCTCTAACTCACGCAG GGACGCCAAACACGCCTCTCCAGGTCCGTGTGCTGTGCCTTACCTTGGGTTACTTTATCTTTGACCTCAGCTGGTGCATGTACTTCAAGACAGAAGGAGATCTCATGCTGTCTCATCACGCGCTGAGTATTTGTGGCATGGTGCTCGTGCTGGGGCTCGGCAAGTCAGCCACCGAAATCAATGCCATTGTCTTCGTCAGCGAGATCACCAACCCGCTGCTGCAGGCCCGCTGGTTCCTGCGGGAAACCGGGCACTACTGCAGCTTCATTGGGGAAGTGGTGGATGTCTCCTTTGTGGCTCTCTTTATGGTGCTGCGGATTGGGGTGGGAGGCCAAATCATGTATTCTGTGATTGTCTCCTCCAGACCCATATGGCTACTCAAGGCTGGAGGCCTGGCTATGTACATAGTGTCCCTGGGGTTCATGATCGAAATCTGCAGCTTCGCTAGGAGGAAAGTGTTGAAAAAGTACCATACCTGGAGGAGTGTGAGCGGCGGGGACATGCCCCTGAAAACAAATGGGCATCTGACACCTCATTAA